A section of the Roseovarius sp. W115 genome encodes:
- a CDS encoding ABC transporter ATP-binding protein, with protein sequence MSLLDVKDLRISFRQDGEVKPCVHGVSFTVDRGETVALVGESGSGKSITALSTVSLLGGSAMVEGSVTYDGQEMIGADEKRLMTVRGNDISFIFQEPMTSLNPLHTLEKQLRESIELHQGLTGNAVRTRILELLTRVGIRDPETRLGAYPHQLSGGQRQRVMIAMALSNKPDILIADEPTTALDVTIQAQILELLAELKREEQMGLLFITHDLAVVEKIADRVCVMKDGLIVETGPTKDIFANPQHDYTKKLLSAAPSGAPDPVEEKAPVLVETDKLKIWFPIQKGFLKRTVGHVKAVNEATISVRAGETLGIVGESGSGKTTLALALMRLIESEGVMRFDGQDMRDWSTKELRRRRSDIQIVFQDPFGSLSPRMTCEQIIAEGLSVHGNPDGRPVRELVAEVLGEVDLDPDMMDRYPHEFSGGQRQRIAIARAMILRPKLVVLDEPTSALDMTVQVQIVDLLRRLQVKYGLAYLFISHDLAVVRAMSHKVIVMKQGDIVEYGSAQDIFNNPQTEYAKTLLSAALDLAV encoded by the coding sequence TTTCTTTGCTCGGCGGTTCCGCCATGGTCGAAGGCAGTGTGACCTATGACGGCCAGGAAATGATCGGTGCTGATGAAAAACGCCTGATGACTGTGCGCGGCAACGACATTTCCTTCATTTTTCAGGAACCAATGACCTCGCTCAATCCGCTGCACACACTGGAAAAGCAGCTGCGCGAGAGCATTGAGCTGCATCAGGGTCTGACCGGCAACGCGGTCCGCACGCGCATTCTGGAGCTTCTGACACGCGTTGGCATTCGAGACCCCGAAACCCGATTGGGCGCTTATCCGCATCAGCTTTCCGGTGGGCAAAGACAGCGCGTTATGATCGCCATGGCCCTGTCAAACAAGCCCGATATTCTAATCGCGGATGAACCGACCACCGCGCTTGACGTCACCATTCAGGCGCAAATCCTAGAGCTATTGGCCGAGCTGAAGCGCGAAGAGCAGATGGGACTCCTGTTCATCACCCATGATCTGGCCGTCGTGGAAAAAATCGCTGACCGGGTTTGCGTGATGAAAGATGGTCTTATCGTTGAGACAGGCCCGACCAAGGACATTTTCGCCAACCCCCAGCATGACTATACCAAGAAACTGCTGAGCGCGGCCCCGTCCGGCGCGCCTGATCCGGTAGAGGAAAAGGCGCCGGTTCTAGTAGAGACCGACAAGCTGAAAATCTGGTTTCCCATTCAAAAGGGATTTCTCAAACGCACCGTCGGGCATGTAAAGGCCGTCAATGAGGCGACAATCTCGGTGCGTGCTGGCGAGACGCTGGGCATTGTTGGCGAAAGCGGATCAGGCAAGACCACATTGGCGCTGGCACTCATGCGGCTCATCGAATCTGAGGGCGTGATGCGTTTTGACGGGCAAGACATGCGCGACTGGTCCACCAAGGAACTGCGCCGCCGCCGCTCGGACATTCAGATCGTCTTTCAGGACCCATTTGGAAGCCTCAGTCCGCGCATGACCTGTGAACAGATCATTGCCGAGGGGCTGAGCGTACATGGCAATCCTGATGGCCGCCCGGTACGTGAACTTGTGGCCGAAGTGCTTGGGGAGGTCGATCTGGACCCTGACATGATGGACCGCTACCCGCATGAATTTTCCGGCGGACAGCGTCAGCGTATCGCAATTGCCCGCGCCATGATCCTACGCCCCAAACTGGTGGTTCTGGACGAACCGACCTCTGCCCTTGATATGACGGTGCAGGTTCAGATCGTAGACCTGCTGCGCCGCCTGCAGGTCAAATACGGGCTGGCATATCTTTTCATAAGCCACGACCTCGCTGTGGTGCGCGCCATGAGTCATAAGGTCATTGTCATGAAACAGGGCGATATTGTCGAATACGGCTCGGCGCAGGATATCTTTAACAACCCGCAAACCGAATATGCCAAGACACTTTTGAGTGCGGCCTTGGATCTGGCGGTTTAA